The DNA segment CTGTACAGGAAACTGGCGTTATTTCCATTTCCATGACATTCTGTATCTTTTCTTTCTTATCATTTCGTGTTACATTATACTATATCACACGCAAGAGAGGTATCATAATATGAAGAAAAGTGAAAACAGTAAAATTCTGCCTTATACAAAGCAACAGCTTGCATCTGTTATTCTGCATCCGGAAACCTGTAATATACGCAAATATGAGGCATATCAGAAGCTGGATGAGAAAAGCTGGATCGAGGATTACGGGAATCAGTATCTGATGAAGTTTTATTTTACCGATGTACAGGAAAACCGCATCGTCATGGAGCGTTATCCCTTTGCGCAAAGCAATATGCATATAACGCAAACCATCTTTGAAATGGAGGATGAAGCTATCGGACAGGTAAAGCTCACTGTAAAGGAGAAGGTAACCAAGGGGAGCATCGTTCGCAGGCTGACAAAGATGATAGAGAATTATGATGAAAACAACACTTCTTATATGGATTTGATTTCCAGCATTCAGAAATATTGTATAAAGAGGAAATAAAATAGGCATTTCCTCTTTTTGTTTATTGATTTTATAAACAAAAGCTGCTATTATTTCACTATAGTTTATTTTTTTAATAAACAGAAAGGAGAATTGTTTATGAAAAACAAAAATCTGGACACTTTTTATCAAAAGATGCCTTTTCACATTCATCAGATACCAAGGAAACAGGAGCCGCGGTATATGATACTGACCCTGGCAGCAGCGCAACTTCCCGATCAGGCGCTCAGCGAGCAGGAGCTGAATGCAATTTTAAAGCCCATGTATGAGGATTTTGTAGAGCTTCGCCGGTATCTGGTAGATTACGGCCTGTTAACACGAAGCAGGGATGGAAGTTGCTATCATGTTGTTTGTCCAGACCTTAACTAACTGCCGCTATATGCTGCTTGGAACTATTATCATTCCAAGCAAAGGGTTT comes from the Erysipelotrichaceae bacterium 66202529 genome and includes:
- a CDS encoding DUF2087 domain-containing protein translates to MKNKNLDTFYQKMPFHIHQIPRKQEPRYMILTLAAAQLPDQALSEQELNAILKPMYEDFVELRRYLVDYGLLTRSRDGSCYHVVCPDLN